The Humulus lupulus chromosome 3, drHumLupu1.1, whole genome shotgun sequence genome window below encodes:
- the LOC133825456 gene encoding secreted RxLR effector protein 161-like, translating into MSTIVKLSNDEHGVKVDPSLYKSMIGSLLYLTTSYPYICFSVGVCTRYQGNPMESHITDVKRIIRYVNSTLDIGIWFSKDTNSNLVCFSDADWAGNVDDRKSTSGGYFYLGNNLVSWHSNKQNSISLSTADAEYIATSSCCIQQLWMKQMIEDYGFDFKTLTIFCDNTSDINISKNPVQH; encoded by the coding sequence ATGAGTACAATAGTAAAATTATCCAATGACGAACATGGAGTAAAGGTAGATCCATCACTATACAAAAGTATGATTGGTAGTTTGCTTTATCTTACTACTAGTTATCCTTATATTTGTTTTAGTGTTGGTGTGTGTACTCGTTatcaaggaaatcccatggagtctcatatTACGGATGTGAAAAGAATCATTCGCTATGTAAATAGCACTCTAGATATTGGCATTTGGTTTTCCAAGGACACCAATTCTAACCTggtttgttttagtgatgctgactGGGCAGGTAATGTTGATGATCGgaaaagcactagtggaggataTTTCTATCTGGGAAACAATCTTGTTTCATGGCATAGCAATAAAcaaaactcaatttctctgtcaACTGCAGATGCTGAGTACATTGCTACTAGTAGTTGTTGTATCCAACAGTTATGGATGAAGCAAATGATTGAagactatgggtttgattttaaaactttaaccattttttgtgacaaCACTAGTGATATAAATATTTCCAAAAATCCCGTTCAACACTAA